The following are from one region of the Ignavibacteriota bacterium genome:
- a CDS encoding tungsten formylmethanofuran dehydrogenase, translating into MGFEKKQLIEILTMMIRSRSIDAKAMRILKQGKSFFHIAAEGHEAVQMAIGLHLDPKKDWLFPYYRDLGTVLMAGLTPEEVFLGTFAKANDPASGGRQLPVHWGMINAQLPSQSSPTGTQFLQAVGTAMASKRKGIKNVSYVSSGEGTTSQGEFHEAVNWASREKLPVLFVIQNNRYAISVPVEHQTAGKDGSVAEMMGGFYTLHRKKIDGTNFFESYKKIQEAISYIKSGKGPALIEAEVVRLQSHSSSDDQKKYRTKEELEKDKQNDPIEKFAAQLKAEGLLNENEYQNLWKEINEEIEKAADKAYQANDPDPRDAAKYVFDESGLKESLDYEKSNPSGEKIVMVDAINHALHEEMKRNKDMYIFGEDIADLKGGVFTATKGLSTTFGDDRVFNSPLAEASILGVANGMALAGLKPVVEIQFGDYIWPAFMQMKNETAAMRYRSNNAWSTPVVVRVAVGGYIHGGLCHSQNIESIYAHVPGIYIAFPSNAADAKGLLKTACRINDPVLFCEHKGLYRQSSAIFPEPDDDYLIPFGKAKVVKEGNDITVVSYGVSMWDSVLAAKKLEEESGYSVEVIDIRTIIPLDEETIFRSVKKTNKVIVIHEDTLTGGFGGEIAARISDNCFQYLDGPVKRIAAKDTHIPYAPVLENVVLPSRTQIYNGIKELIEY; encoded by the coding sequence ATGGGATTTGAGAAAAAACAGCTAATTGAAATCCTAACTATGATGATCCGTTCAAGATCTATTGATGCAAAAGCAATGCGAATTCTAAAACAAGGGAAATCATTTTTTCATATTGCTGCTGAAGGACACGAAGCTGTTCAGATGGCAATTGGTTTGCATCTCGATCCAAAAAAAGATTGGTTGTTTCCGTACTACAGAGATCTTGGAACAGTATTGATGGCTGGTCTGACTCCTGAAGAAGTATTTCTGGGAACTTTTGCAAAAGCGAATGATCCTGCGAGCGGTGGAAGACAGCTTCCGGTTCATTGGGGAATGATAAATGCTCAGCTTCCATCTCAATCAAGTCCAACCGGTACACAGTTTTTGCAAGCAGTTGGAACAGCAATGGCTTCAAAAAGAAAAGGAATTAAAAATGTTTCTTACGTCAGCAGCGGCGAAGGAACAACAAGCCAGGGTGAGTTTCATGAAGCAGTAAACTGGGCGAGCAGAGAAAAATTACCTGTCCTTTTTGTAATTCAGAATAACCGGTATGCTATTTCTGTTCCTGTTGAACATCAAACGGCAGGCAAGGATGGTTCAGTAGCTGAGATGATGGGAGGATTTTACACTCTGCATCGAAAAAAAATTGATGGAACAAATTTTTTCGAATCTTACAAAAAAATTCAGGAAGCGATCAGTTACATAAAAAGCGGAAAAGGTCCTGCACTAATTGAAGCAGAAGTTGTCAGGCTGCAATCACATTCATCTTCTGACGATCAGAAAAAATACAGAACGAAAGAAGAACTGGAAAAGGATAAACAAAATGATCCGATAGAAAAATTTGCTGCTCAACTTAAAGCTGAAGGTTTGTTGAATGAAAATGAATATCAGAATCTCTGGAAAGAAATAAATGAGGAAATAGAAAAAGCTGCTGATAAAGCATATCAGGCAAATGACCCTGATCCACGTGATGCAGCAAAATATGTTTTTGACGAAAGCGGGCTGAAAGAATCTCTGGATTATGAGAAAAGCAATCCATCTGGTGAAAAGATCGTGATGGTGGATGCAATAAATCATGCTCTCCACGAGGAGATGAAACGTAATAAAGATATGTACATTTTCGGTGAAGATATCGCTGATTTAAAAGGCGGTGTGTTTACAGCAACAAAAGGATTATCAACAACTTTTGGCGATGATAGGGTATTCAACTCACCACTTGCAGAAGCAAGTATTCTTGGTGTTGCAAATGGAATGGCGTTAGCTGGATTAAAACCTGTCGTTGAAATTCAATTTGGCGATTACATCTGGCCTGCATTTATGCAAATGAAAAATGAAACTGCTGCTATGCGTTATCGTTCAAACAATGCGTGGTCAACACCTGTAGTTGTTCGTGTTGCTGTTGGCGGATATATTCATGGCGGACTTTGCCATAGTCAAAACATCGAATCAATTTATGCACACGTTCCGGGAATTTATATCGCTTTTCCGAGTAACGCAGCAGATGCAAAAGGGTTACTAAAAACTGCTTGTAGAATAAATGACCCTGTTTTATTCTGTGAGCATAAAGGGTTATATCGTCAGAGTTCAGCAATTTTTCCTGAACCTGATGATGATTATCTGATTCCTTTTGGGAAAGCAAAAGTTGTAAAAGAAGGAAACGATATTACAGTTGTTTCTTACGGAGTTTCAATGTGGGATTCAGTTCTTGCAGCAAAAAAATTGGAAGAAGAATCCGGTTATTCTGTTGAAGTGATTGATATCAGAACAATAATTCCGCTTGATGAAGAAACTATTTTCAGATCAGTTAAGAAAACGAATAAAGTAATTGTTATACACGAAGATACTTTAACAGGAGGTTTTGGTGGCGAGATAGCTGCGCGAATTTCTGATAATTGTTTTCAGTATTTGGATGGACCGGTCAAACGGATTGCAGCAAAAGATACTCACATTCCCTATGCACCGGTTTTGGAAAATGTTGTTCTGCCATCCAGAACTCAGATATATAACGGTATTAAAGAGTTAATAGAATATTAG
- the lipA gene encoding lipoyl synthase, with protein MSVINKHQKAFIEQIEKEKIPLGKRPDWLKVKLPTGDNYSDVRSIMREKKLNTVCEEAKCPNIAECWNHRTATFMILGDTCTRSCGFCNVKLGLPTELDLDEPRRVVEAIKQLNLKHAVITSVNRDELEDGGSFIFKECVRLLREEKPDCTVEILIPDFKGDEKAFETIMQFPPDILNHNLETVKRLYHAVRPQAKYDRSLNLIEWFSREAGSRFAGKFRRLKTKSGIMVGIGERTEEVLEIMNDLLQHGCEIMTIGQYLQPTKLHLPVDRFVPPDEFRMYKEEGLKMGFKVVESSPLVRSSYHADRHAREVF; from the coding sequence ATGAGTGTAATTAATAAACATCAAAAAGCTTTTATAGAGCAAATAGAAAAAGAAAAAATTCCTTTAGGAAAAAGACCTGATTGGTTGAAGGTTAAACTTCCCACAGGTGATAATTATTCTGATGTGCGCAGTATAATGCGTGAGAAGAAACTAAACACTGTTTGTGAGGAAGCAAAATGTCCGAACATTGCTGAATGCTGGAATCATCGAACTGCAACTTTTATGATTCTTGGAGACACTTGCACAAGAAGCTGTGGATTCTGTAACGTTAAACTTGGTTTGCCAACTGAACTTGATTTAGATGAGCCAAGAAGAGTTGTTGAAGCAATCAAGCAGCTTAATTTAAAACACGCAGTAATAACTTCGGTTAACAGAGATGAACTCGAAGATGGCGGTTCGTTTATTTTTAAGGAATGTGTCAGACTTTTAAGGGAAGAAAAACCTGATTGTACCGTTGAAATTCTTATTCCGGATTTTAAAGGTGATGAAAAAGCATTTGAAACTATAATGCAATTTCCACCTGATATTTTGAATCATAATCTTGAAACTGTAAAAAGATTATATCACGCAGTTCGTCCCCAAGCGAAGTATGATAGAAGTTTAAATTTGATTGAATGGTTTTCCCGCGAAGCAGGATCCCGTTTTGCAGGAAAATTTCGCAGATTAAAAACTAAAAGCGGAATCATGGTTGGTATCGGTGAGAGAACAGAAGAAGTTTTGGAAATTATGAATGATCTGCTTCAACACGGATGTGAGATTATGACTATCGGTCAATACCTTCAACCGACAAAACTGCATTTACCTGTAGATCGGTTTGTTCCTCCTGATGAATTCAGGATGTATAAAGAAGAAGGGTTGAAAATGGGTTTCAAAGTTGTTGAATCATCACCATTGGTACGAAGTTCGTACCACGCAGATCGACACGCAAGAGAAGTATTTTAG
- the sucB gene encoding 2-oxoglutarate dehydrogenase, E2 component, dihydrolipoamide succinyltransferase, whose translation MEIIMPKMGESVSEGTIIKWHKKVGDSVKMDEIIFEISTDKVDTEIPSPVAGVLTEIKYKEGETVEVGTVVAIINGGSSSDVSAKPEIEVKKVEEQQVTEIKKPVEEKVIETAVPAGDLFAIEMPKMGESVMEGTIIKWFKKVGDHIKKDETIFEISTDKVDTEIPSPVEGTLAEVLIGEQETVAVGTIVAKISTGAGTIISAKKETITEKKIEIPQPVSMHDNFSKTISVEKEKSKGEGSQFYSPLVLSIAQKENVSFDELRKISGTGLDSRVTKKDILSYIENRSRQKVSSKPVEEKIERKAAPAPSFIPSEVKTFSSGSGVERIPMDNIRQKIMDHMVASRDTSVHVSAMLEVDMMRIHNYIQEYKDEFQKQYGIKLTYMAFIAQACVKALKAYPLVNSTIDGNTILQKNFVNLGIAVAIQPTGLIVPNIKSAEQLNLIGLAKAVNDLAFRSRNKKLTPDDISGGTFSITNYGVFGTIFGTPIINQPEVAILGVGAVIKKPIVVNVDGSDSIAIRPVLALTLSHDHRLIDGMLGGMFMKHLKETLENFDSENF comes from the coding sequence ATGGAAATAATCATGCCCAAAATGGGTGAAAGCGTTAGTGAAGGAACAATTATAAAATGGCACAAAAAGGTCGGTGATTCTGTAAAGATGGATGAAATTATTTTTGAAATCAGTACAGATAAAGTTGATACAGAAATTCCATCACCAGTTGCAGGTGTTTTGACAGAAATAAAATATAAAGAAGGTGAAACAGTTGAAGTCGGAACTGTTGTTGCTATTATTAATGGTGGAAGTTCTTCTGATGTTAGTGCAAAACCTGAAATTGAAGTGAAGAAAGTCGAAGAACAACAAGTCACTGAAATTAAAAAGCCTGTTGAAGAAAAAGTTATTGAGACTGCTGTTCCAGCAGGAGATCTGTTTGCAATTGAAATGCCGAAGATGGGTGAATCGGTGATGGAAGGAACGATTATAAAGTGGTTTAAAAAAGTTGGTGATCACATAAAGAAAGACGAGACTATTTTTGAAATCAGCACTGACAAAGTTGATACCGAAATTCCATCACCTGTTGAAGGAACACTTGCGGAAGTTTTAATTGGTGAACAAGAAACTGTTGCTGTCGGAACTATAGTTGCAAAAATAAGTACGGGTGCCGGAACAATCATTTCTGCAAAAAAGGAAACCATCACTGAAAAGAAAATTGAAATACCACAGCCAGTCTCGATGCACGATAATTTTTCTAAAACTATTTCAGTCGAAAAAGAAAAATCAAAGGGTGAGGGAAGTCAGTTTTATTCACCGCTTGTTTTAAGTATTGCACAGAAAGAAAATGTCAGCTTCGATGAACTCCGAAAAATATCAGGAACTGGATTGGATAGCAGAGTAACGAAAAAGGATATTTTATCTTACATTGAAAACAGAAGCAGGCAAAAAGTTTCATCGAAACCAGTTGAAGAAAAAATTGAGAGAAAAGCAGCACCCGCCCCGTCATTTATTCCTTCAGAAGTCAAAACTTTTTCATCTGGTTCTGGTGTGGAAAGAATTCCAATGGATAATATCCGGCAAAAGATAATGGATCATATGGTTGCAAGCCGTGATACTTCTGTTCATGTCTCTGCAATGTTAGAGGTTGATATGATGCGTATTCACAATTATATACAGGAATATAAAGATGAATTCCAGAAGCAATATGGAATTAAATTGACTTACATGGCTTTCATCGCTCAGGCTTGCGTTAAAGCATTGAAAGCTTATCCACTTGTCAATTCTACTATTGATGGAAACACTATACTTCAGAAAAATTTTGTTAATCTTGGAATCGCAGTCGCAATACAACCAACAGGATTAATTGTTCCGAATATCAAAAGCGCTGAACAGTTAAACCTGATTGGATTAGCAAAAGCTGTGAATGATTTAGCATTCCGGTCAAGAAATAAAAAATTAACTCCTGATGATATTTCTGGCGGAACTTTTTCAATCACAAATTATGGTGTATTTGGTACTATTTTCGGAACACCCATAATCAATCAGCCTGAAGTTGCAATACTTGGTGTGGGCGCTGTAATTAAAAAACCGATAGTTGTAAACGTGGATGGTTCGGATTCAATTGCCATCAGACCGGTATTGGCGTTAACTTTATCACACGATCACAGGTTAATCGATGGTATGTTAGGTGGTATGTTCATGAAACATCTTAAAGAAACATTAGAGAATTTTGATTCAGAGAATTTTTAA
- a CDS encoding four helix bundle protein has protein sequence MEYPNFTNMSVWKKSIDLLLKIYVITKSFPSDERFGLISDMRRAVNSISHNFSEGFGRFEPRDKTRFYKISRGSGYEPMSQSFASFKLGYIREKNALDEIITDTTKIVNELTALKFH, from the coding sequence ATGGAATATCCGAATTTTACAAATATGTCAGTTTGGAAGAAGTCAATTGATTTGCTTCTTAAAATCTATGTAATTACAAAATCTTTTCCATCTGACGAAAGATTTGGATTGATAAGTGATATGCGTCGTGCAGTAAATTCTATTTCTCATAATTTTTCCGAAGGATTTGGAAGATTTGAACCTCGTGACAAAACAAGATTTTATAAAATATCACGTGGAAGTGGATACGAACCAATGAGCCAGAGTTTTGCTTCATTTAAGCTGGGTTATATTCGAGAAAAAAATGCACTTGATGAAATCATTACCGACACAACTAAAATAGTAAATGAATTAACAGCATTAAAATTTCATTAG